In Nonomuraea muscovyensis, one genomic interval encodes:
- a CDS encoding DUF6529 family protein yields MSATMHEPSPTRFTSLLVPLLAGGLVMVALGVYGRAHTPTGFAVGPAGFSAALPMKSWLTTGAFVLAFVQVVSALSMWGRLGVAIPPGVHRWSGRLAFVLTIPVAFHCLYALGLQYDVPRVLAHSLLGCFFYGVFTAKMLALPKRDTPGWTLPVLGGLAFTALVGLWLTSSFWFFTTIGVKL; encoded by the coding sequence ATGAGCGCCACCATGCACGAACCCTCCCCCACCCGATTCACCTCGCTGCTCGTCCCCCTGCTCGCCGGTGGCCTGGTGATGGTCGCGCTCGGCGTGTACGGGCGGGCGCACACGCCCACGGGGTTCGCGGTGGGCCCGGCGGGCTTCTCCGCCGCCCTGCCGATGAAGTCATGGCTGACGACGGGCGCGTTCGTGCTCGCGTTCGTCCAGGTGGTGTCCGCCCTGTCGATGTGGGGCCGGCTCGGCGTCGCCATCCCGCCCGGGGTGCACCGCTGGTCGGGCCGGCTCGCCTTCGTGCTGACCATCCCCGTGGCGTTCCACTGCCTGTACGCCCTGGGTTTGCAGTACGACGTGCCGCGGGTGCTCGCCCACTCGCTGCTCGGCTGCTTCTTCTACGGGGTGTTCACGGCGAAGATGCTGGCCCTGCCCAAGCGGGACACGCCGGGATGGACGCTGCCCGTGCTGGGCGGTCTGGCGTTCACCGCGCTGGTCGGGCTCTGGCTGACCTCGTCGTTCTGGTTCTTCACCACGATCGGGGTGAAGCTCTAA
- a CDS encoding HpcH/HpaI aldolase/citrate lyase family protein, giving the protein MRSRRSVLAVPGSNPRFLEKAQTLPVDAVFLDLEDSVAPLAKQEARANVVAALREGDWTGKTRVVRVNDLTTQWTYRDVIEVVEQAGDRLDCVMLPKVQNSTEVVWLDTLLTQIEKTMGFEVGRIGIEAQIENARGLVNVDTIAGSSPRLETLVFGPADFMASVNMRTMVVGEQPPGYTEGDAYHYILMRLLMAARMHDLQVIDGPYLQIKNVEGFTRVARRAAALGFDGKWVLHPAQVDAANEVFSPSQDDYDHAELILDAYEHYTTVERRGAVMLGDEMIDEASRKMALVVAAKGRAAGLRRTSSFSPEG; this is encoded by the coding sequence ATGCGTTCACGTCGCTCGGTCCTCGCGGTGCCCGGCAGCAACCCCCGTTTCCTGGAGAAGGCCCAGACCCTGCCGGTTGACGCGGTCTTCCTCGACCTCGAGGACTCCGTCGCGCCGCTGGCCAAGCAGGAGGCCCGCGCCAACGTGGTGGCCGCGCTGCGCGAGGGCGACTGGACGGGCAAGACGCGCGTGGTCCGGGTCAACGACCTGACGACGCAGTGGACCTACCGCGACGTGATCGAGGTCGTGGAGCAGGCGGGCGACCGGCTCGACTGCGTGATGCTGCCCAAGGTGCAGAACAGCACCGAGGTCGTCTGGCTCGACACGCTGCTCACCCAGATCGAGAAGACCATGGGCTTCGAGGTCGGCCGCATCGGCATCGAGGCGCAGATCGAGAACGCCCGCGGCCTGGTCAACGTCGACACCATCGCCGGCTCCTCGCCCAGGCTGGAGACGCTGGTGTTCGGGCCGGCCGACTTCATGGCCTCCGTCAACATGCGCACGATGGTCGTGGGGGAGCAGCCGCCCGGCTACACCGAGGGCGACGCCTACCACTACATCCTCATGCGGCTGCTCATGGCCGCCAGGATGCACGACCTGCAGGTGATCGACGGGCCGTACCTCCAGATCAAGAACGTCGAAGGGTTCACCCGGGTGGCCAGGCGCGCCGCCGCGCTCGGCTTCGACGGCAAGTGGGTGCTGCACCCGGCGCAGGTGGACGCGGCCAACGAGGTGTTCTCGCCCAGCCAGGACGACTACGACCACGCCGAGCTCATCCTGGACGCCTACGAGCACTACACGACGGTGGAGAGGCGCGGCGCGGTCATGCTGGGCGACGAGATGATCGACGAGGCCTCCCGCAAGATGGCCCTGGTCGTGGCCGCCAAGGGCCGGGCCGCCGGGCTGCGGCGCACCTCGTCGTTCAGCCCGGAGGGTTAG
- a CDS encoding cytochrome P450, whose product MIPLELDLTDMDVIRDPFTAYGRARERSPLARVVAPGLSPMWALTRQEGARAVLADPRFEITSGSFLRPDVPDDCLPYLRTMSEMDGPEHLRLRRLVAPAFSARRAAAFRPRIERIVERLLDDLPGHAEDGSVDLLSHFARPLPMEVICELVGVPEPDRPRWRDYGAMIVAGAGQAFGAAIPGIIAGAKEAVARRRHEPADDLLSDLIRVQDEHGDRLGDTELVTLVWHLVLAGQTPTNLVANAVDVLLAHPAELAELRADPALMPRAVEELIRWCGPNLLTIPRYAREDADLYGHRVRKGETVTVALAAVNRDPRVYADPDRFDVMREPGAAGHLGFAHGPHFCLGASLARAQTDVALTALLRRSPGLALAVADAPRAPDPGTWRLLALPVTL is encoded by the coding sequence GTGATTCCTCTGGAGCTGGACCTCACCGACATGGACGTGATCCGCGACCCGTTCACCGCCTACGGGCGCGCCCGCGAGCGCTCGCCGCTGGCGCGGGTCGTCGCGCCCGGTCTCAGCCCGATGTGGGCGCTGACCAGGCAGGAGGGGGCGCGGGCGGTGCTCGCCGATCCCCGGTTCGAGATCACCTCCGGCAGCTTCCTGCGCCCCGACGTGCCCGACGACTGCCTGCCGTACCTGCGCACCATGTCCGAGATGGACGGCCCCGAGCACCTGCGGCTGCGCAGACTGGTGGCGCCCGCGTTCAGCGCGCGCCGCGCCGCCGCGTTCCGGCCGCGGATCGAGCGGATCGTCGAGCGGCTCCTCGACGATCTCCCCGGCCATGCCGAGGACGGCTCGGTCGACCTGCTGAGCCACTTCGCCCGGCCGCTGCCGATGGAGGTCATCTGCGAGCTGGTCGGCGTGCCGGAGCCCGACCGGCCGCGCTGGCGCGACTACGGCGCCATGATCGTGGCGGGCGCGGGACAGGCGTTCGGCGCGGCCATCCCGGGCATCATCGCCGGCGCCAAGGAGGCTGTCGCGCGCCGCCGCCACGAGCCCGCCGACGACCTGCTGTCCGACCTCATCCGGGTCCAGGACGAGCACGGCGACCGGCTCGGCGACACCGAGTTGGTCACGCTGGTCTGGCACCTCGTGCTCGCGGGCCAGACGCCCACCAACCTCGTCGCCAACGCCGTGGACGTCCTGCTCGCCCATCCGGCCGAGCTGGCCGAGCTGCGCGCGGACCCGGCGCTCATGCCCCGGGCGGTGGAGGAGCTGATCCGCTGGTGCGGCCCCAACCTGCTGACAATCCCCCGCTACGCGCGCGAGGACGCCGACCTGTACGGGCACCGGGTGCGCAAGGGCGAGACGGTGACCGTGGCGCTGGCCGCCGTCAACCGTGACCCCCGGGTGTACGCCGACCCCGACCGGTTCGACGTCATGCGGGAGCCCGGGGCGGCGGGGCATCTGGGGTTCGCCCACGGCCCGCACTTCTGCCTGGGCGCGTCCCTGGCCCGCGCCCAGACGGACGTCGCGCTCACGGCCCTGCTGCGCCGCTCGCCCGGCCTCGCGCTCGCCGTCGCGGACGCGCCGCGCGCGCCGGACCCGGGCACCTGGCGGCTGCTCGCGCTGCCCGTCACCCTCTGA